The sequence below is a genomic window from Gammaproteobacteria bacterium.
GATTGGTGTAAAGTCCCCTGAACGTCATAAAGGCCTGGTTTTGTGATGGTCTTCACATGGATACGAGAGAATGGTCACGGATTTTTTTTGCTATGATCCCATAATTAGTACCATGAAATTTCATTATGGGGCCGGGGTATGAGACTTAGAACGATACTGTTATTTATTCCGCTTATTTTTATCGCTATTATGCTACCGACAGTCAGCGTGGGTTCGACGCAGGAATATAGCCTTGCTGTATCAATTGCCTTGTATCTGCAACCCTGGGTTATTTCATGTTTTGAATAATTTGTTTTTGATTGGTGCGTGGTACGCACCCTACCTAAATGGGATGGCAATGATATAATAACTTCTCGATTCTATGCTGGAAAATATCTTGAAGTCATATACCCCCCCATTACCCTCAGTATCAATGTCACCTATTGGTATTATTCACTCCTGTTTTAAGGAAAAGTTTGGTATTCCACGGCAGCCGGGACTGGTGCCGGAGGCGCGAGCACAGCTTGAATTGATATCTCCCTATGATCGTGATGAGGCCTTGCGTGAACTGCAAGGCTTTAGTCATATCTGGCTGTTATTTTTATTTCATGCGACGGCACGCTCTGAGTGGAAGGCAACGGTGCGTCCCCCACGTCTGGGTGGTAATCAACGTATCGGTGTCTTTGCCTCCCGTTCGACCTTTCGTCCTAATCCTGTGGGTCTATCGGTTGTGCGACTGGAAGCTATTTATCGTAAGGAAGGCAAGTTGATGTTGGAGTTATCCGGTATTGATCTGATGGATGCGACACCTGTTATAGATATAAAGCCTTATTTGCCTTACGTCGATGCAATACCGGATGCGGTGGGTGGTTACGCAAGAGAAGTACCAGAAGGTGATCGGTTGGTGCAATTTAGCCCTCTGGCAGAACAGATCTGTATGGAGAAGGAGGCTGATGGCCTTGTGAATCTGCGGCAGATGATTGTGTCACTTTTACAATTAGATCCACGACCCGCTTATAATGCTTCGAAAAACAAACCGGAAGTTGATCGGGAATATGGTATGCGCTTGTACGATTTTGACCTGAAGTGGACGGTTAATAATGACATTATTCAGGTAATAGCGTTGGAGTCGGTATAGTTCGATGTTGCAATTTAATGATCTGTCACTAAGAAGAGGCACCCGTTTATTGTTCGAGGGAGCCAATATACAGGTGCACCCTGGGCAAAAAGTGGGCATAGTTGGTGCTAATGGTTGTGGCAAATCCAGCTTATTTGCCATGATTCGACATAAATTACAGCCTGATACGGGTGATGTGCAATTACCCTCTTCCTGGGTGCTGGCTTATGTGGAGCAGGAACAGGCCTTGCAGCAACAGACGGTGCTGGATTGTGTGCTTGATGGTGATGTTGAATTACGTCAGTTACAGGCTGAGATAGCACAAGCGGAGCAAGAGGATGATGGTCATCGCCTAGGTCTGTTACATGCCCGTAATGAAGAGATTGGTGCTTGGCAGGCGCAGAGTCGTGCGGGTCAGTTATTGCATGGCCTGGGTTTCAAGAGTGGTGATGAGCAACGTGATGTTGCCGAGTTCTCCGGTGGTTGGCGTA
It includes:
- the tsaA gene encoding tRNA (N6-threonylcarbamoyladenosine(37)-N6)-methyltransferase TrmO, producing MSPIGIIHSCFKEKFGIPRQPGLVPEARAQLELISPYDRDEALRELQGFSHIWLLFLFHATARSEWKATVRPPRLGGNQRIGVFASRSTFRPNPVGLSVVRLEAIYRKEGKLMLELSGIDLMDATPVIDIKPYLPYVDAIPDAVGGYAREVPEGDRLVQFSPLAEQICMEKEADGLVNLRQMIVSLLQLDPRPAYNASKNKPEVDREYGMRLYDFDLKWTVNNDIIQVIALESV